GCGCTGGCGGAGTCGACCGGGCTGGCGACGTTGACGGTAACCCTGGAACGCCCCGCTCCCCCGACGCCGGCGCGCGCGGCGCCGAAGCCGAAGGTGAGCGGCTTCACCGGCGGGCTGAAGGCGGGCACGACCGGGCTGCTCGCGCTGCTGAGCGTGCTGCTGGTCGTGGTGGGCGTGCTGCTGCCGTTCGCGGCGGTGGTGGCCGCGGTCGTGGTGCCGGTGCTGCTGTGGGCGCGGCGGCGCCGCGGGCGCTACGAGGCCGCGGCGGGCTGACGGCGGCGCAGCCGGCCCTCGGCGAGCGCCACGCCGAGGACCACGACGGCGGCGCCCGCGAACAGGTTCCACGCCAGGTCCTCCCCCAGCGCCACGACGCCGAGCGCGACGGCGACCACCGGGACGACGAACGTCACCAGCGAGGCGGTGGTCGCGCCGAGGTCGCGGATCAGCCCGTGGTAGAGCACGAACGCGATGCCGGTGCCGAGCGCGCCGAGCGCGAGCACCGACGCGACGACGCGGGCGGTGAGGTGGACGCCGCCGCCCGCCAGCGGCGTGACGGCGCCGAGCAGCACGGTCGCGACGGCGAGCTGGCAGGCGGTGAGCGTCGCCGGGTGCAGCCGGTGCGGGGTGACGAAGCGGCGGACGTAGTTGAAGCCGACGCCGTACGACGCGGACGCGACGAGGCAGGCGGCCTGGCCGAGCAGCGTGTTCTGCCCGACGCCGCGCCACGGGCCGAGCACGACGACCACGCCGAGCAGGCCCAGCGCGACACCGGCGACGCGTTCGCGGGTCGGCCGCTCGTCGGGCAGCGCGGCCATCGCGACGAGCAGCGTGAACAGCGGCGTGGTGGCGTTGTAGACGCCGGCGACGCCGGAGGAGACGTGCAGCTCGCCCCAGGAGAACAGCGCGAACGGCACGACGTTGGCGAGCACGGAGAGCACGACGACGTGCCGCCACACCGCCCAGGTGCGCGGCACCGGCAGCCGGCGCGCCGCGACGACCGCCCACATGGTCGCGGCGCCGGCGACGGTGCGGCCGAGCGCGACGCCGAGCGGCGGCAGCCCCTCCAGCGCGACCTTGATGAACAGGAACGACGTCCCCCAGATCAGC
This DNA window, taken from Mycobacteriales bacterium, encodes the following:
- a CDS encoding DMT family transporter; amino-acid sequence: MSRVPPYVRLLLLGLIWGTSFLFIKVALEGLPPLGVALGRTVAGAATMWAVVAARRLPVPRTWAVWRHVVVLSVLANVVPFALFSWGELHVSSGVAGVYNATTPLFTLLVAMAALPDERPTRERVAGVALGLLGVVVVLGPWRGVGQNTLLGQAACLVASASYGVGFNYVRRFVTPHRLHPATLTACQLAVATVLLGAVTPLAGGGVHLTARVVASVLALGALGTGIAFVLYHGLIRDLGATTASLVTFVVPVVAVALGVVALGEDLAWNLFAGAAVVVLGVALAEGRLRRRQPAAAS